From Streptomyces sp. NBC_01754, a single genomic window includes:
- a CDS encoding YoaK family protein has protein sequence MPVVLREAWATLVPDMTGRHGPLPLMMLALTVVTGLVDAFSYLLLGHVFVANMTGNVVFGGFALAGAPGFSLLASAVALVAFLAGAVSGGFAVHVARTHRGRQLLYALLAETAFVAAAVVATVVSGGPYTGAVRFALVALLGVGLGVQNAAARALAVPDLKTTVLTLTLTGLAADSRLAKGPGGRAGRRLLSAAAMLTGASCGALAVLNGHPALPLLIAVVLLALASACAVSLLRSEAPWTRPLVTA, from the coding sequence ATGCCCGTCGTCCTGCGTGAGGCCTGGGCCACCCTTGTACCGGACATGACCGGTCGGCACGGGCCCCTGCCACTGATGATGCTCGCGCTCACCGTGGTCACCGGGCTCGTCGACGCGTTCAGTTATCTGCTGCTGGGCCATGTGTTCGTCGCCAACATGACCGGCAACGTCGTGTTCGGCGGGTTCGCGCTCGCCGGTGCGCCAGGATTCTCGCTGCTCGCCTCGGCGGTGGCGCTCGTGGCGTTCCTCGCGGGGGCGGTCTCCGGGGGGTTCGCCGTGCACGTGGCCCGCACCCACCGGGGCCGGCAGCTGCTGTACGCCCTCCTCGCCGAGACGGCGTTCGTCGCGGCGGCGGTGGTCGCCACCGTGGTCTCGGGCGGGCCGTACACCGGAGCCGTGCGCTTCGCTCTCGTCGCCCTGCTCGGAGTCGGCCTCGGCGTGCAGAACGCCGCCGCCCGCGCGCTCGCGGTGCCCGATCTCAAGACCACCGTGCTCACACTGACCCTCACCGGTCTGGCAGCCGACAGCCGGCTCGCCAAGGGGCCCGGCGGCAGGGCCGGGCGCCGCCTCCTCTCGGCGGCGGCGATGCTGACCGGCGCCTCCTGCGGCGCGCTGGCGGTACTGAACGGCCACCCGGCCCTGCCTCTGCTGATCGCGGTGGTCCTGCTGGCCCTCGCGTCGGCGTGCGCCGTCTCCCTGCTCCGCAGCGAAGCCCCCTGGACGCGGCCCCTCGTCACGGCATGA
- a CDS encoding helix-turn-helix domain-containing protein: protein MTTTAVSVTGVTGIGPLLRGWRERRRLSQMELALRADSSARHISFVETGRARPSEEMVLRLAEHLDVPVRERNALLMMAGYAPRFAETSLDDPAMGAVREAVERLLRGYEPYPALVVDATYTVVAANRGIRLLLDGVPEHLLTPPLNAMRLTLHPEGLAARILNLPEWRADLLAQMERQIALLRSRELRALYEEVAAYPAPEPPPADPRAGESRVPSLALPLRIRHDGRVLSFISSIATFNTPMDVTVAELAIETFLPADPGTAAHLHALMP from the coding sequence ATGACGACAACTGCCGTATCCGTGACGGGAGTCACGGGAATAGGGCCACTGCTGCGCGGTTGGCGGGAACGACGACGGCTCAGCCAGATGGAACTGGCGCTGCGCGCCGACTCCTCGGCCCGCCACATCTCGTTCGTGGAGACCGGCCGCGCACGTCCCAGCGAGGAGATGGTGCTGCGGCTGGCCGAGCATCTCGACGTGCCCGTCCGTGAACGCAACGCGCTGCTCATGATGGCCGGTTACGCGCCTCGGTTCGCGGAGACCTCACTCGACGACCCGGCGATGGGAGCCGTACGGGAGGCGGTGGAGCGGCTGCTCCGGGGCTACGAACCGTATCCGGCACTGGTCGTGGACGCCACGTACACGGTGGTGGCCGCGAACCGGGGCATCCGGTTACTGCTCGACGGTGTGCCCGAACACCTGCTCACCCCGCCGCTGAACGCGATGCGTCTGACCCTGCACCCCGAGGGACTCGCCGCACGCATCCTGAACCTGCCGGAGTGGCGTGCCGATCTGCTGGCCCAGATGGAGCGTCAGATCGCTCTGCTCCGCTCCCGCGAGCTGCGTGCCCTGTACGAGGAGGTCGCGGCCTATCCCGCGCCCGAGCCTCCTCCGGCCGATCCCCGCGCCGGCGAGAGCCGTGTCCCGTCGCTGGCCCTGCCGCTCCGGATCAGGCACGACGGCCGGGTGCTGTCCTTCATCTCGTCCATCGCCACGTTCAACACCCCGATGGACGTGACCGTCGCCGAACTCGCCATCGAGACGTTCCTGCCGGCGGACCCCGGGACCGCCGCACATCTGCACGCACTCATGCCGTGA
- a CDS encoding LysR family transcriptional regulator, which produces MELELRHLRTVRAIADTGSLTKAAAALGLAQPALSAQLRRIERSLGGPLFDRDHTGARATPLGELVLERARVVLPAVSELQAEAVRFANAAAAVDRFRLGGTHGPLLGGLVDRLATAHPTAPVTTYTAWSVAEIASMLIDGRLDFALIGACGESPPPLADRLHWQVIGVDPVFVMLPDNHPLAGLPELELSSLADECWADVPGDGCFADCFASACARAGFTPVSVYETDTVSVVHLVQVGRAIGLCRATFPPTPGLVTRPLVGSPLTWRHFLGRHPRSPAADALAGAVSGHTRAAYAQAVRRSDSYADWLAAHPRFGPAP; this is translated from the coding sequence ATGGAGCTGGAGTTGCGACATCTGCGCACGGTAAGGGCCATTGCCGACACCGGCAGTCTCACCAAGGCCGCCGCAGCCCTCGGGCTCGCACAGCCTGCGCTCAGCGCCCAGCTGCGCCGGATCGAGAGGTCGCTCGGCGGTCCCCTCTTCGACCGGGACCACACGGGGGCACGGGCCACCCCGCTCGGCGAACTGGTCCTGGAACGCGCCCGGGTGGTGCTGCCGGCCGTGAGCGAGTTGCAGGCCGAGGCGGTACGCTTCGCCAACGCCGCGGCCGCCGTGGACCGTTTCCGGCTGGGCGGCACGCACGGCCCGCTGCTGGGCGGCCTCGTGGACCGGCTGGCCACCGCGCATCCGACGGCGCCGGTGACCACCTACACCGCGTGGTCGGTGGCCGAGATCGCCTCGATGCTGATCGACGGGCGGCTGGACTTCGCGCTGATCGGCGCCTGCGGCGAAAGCCCTCCGCCTCTGGCCGACCGGCTGCACTGGCAGGTCATCGGCGTCGACCCGGTGTTCGTGATGCTGCCGGACAACCACCCGCTGGCCGGTCTGCCGGAACTCGAACTCTCCTCGCTCGCGGACGAGTGCTGGGCCGACGTGCCCGGCGACGGCTGTTTCGCGGACTGCTTCGCCAGCGCCTGTGCCCGGGCGGGCTTCACCCCGGTGTCGGTGTACGAGACGGACACGGTGTCCGTCGTACACCTGGTGCAGGTGGGTCGGGCCATCGGGCTGTGCCGGGCCACGTTCCCTCCGACGCCCGGCCTGGTGACCCGGCCCCTGGTCGGCTCACCGCTGACGTGGCGTCATTTCCTGGGACGGCACCCGCGCTCGCCCGCGGCGGACGCCTTGGCCGGCGCGGTGAGCGGGCACACCCGGGCGGCGTACGCGCAGGCGGTACGGCGCAGCGACAGCTACGCGGACTGGCTGGCCGCCCACCCGCGCTTCGGCCCGGCCCCCTGA
- a CDS encoding TIGR03557 family F420-dependent LLM class oxidoreductase yields MEIGYKLASEAFGPGEIIRQALVAEAAGFDFVEMSDHFHPWLDNQGHSSFTWTVLGAIAAKTERIRLVTGVTCPTVRYHPAVIAQAAATLALVSDGRFVLGVGSGERLNEHVVGRGFPDSVRTRHEMLREALEIIRLLWSGGYRSYEGKHLRLEDARVFDLPPEAPVIAVAAGGRNSARIAAELGDGLFATEQRPEIVRHYRDAGGTGPGYAEVPMAWAPDARSAAQAALKTSRWALTGWKVMSELPNPVNFDAATTTVREEDILAKFACGPDPKRYVEVAQEFVDAGFDRLVMQNAGPDPDGFIDFYRRELDVPLRRLTPAPAAS; encoded by the coding sequence ATGGAAATCGGGTACAAGCTGGCTTCCGAGGCATTCGGGCCGGGGGAGATCATCCGGCAGGCGCTCGTGGCCGAGGCGGCCGGTTTCGACTTCGTGGAGATGAGCGACCACTTCCACCCGTGGCTGGACAACCAGGGCCACTCCTCCTTCACCTGGACGGTTCTGGGCGCCATCGCGGCCAAGACCGAACGCATCCGCCTGGTGACCGGTGTCACCTGCCCCACCGTGCGGTACCACCCGGCCGTCATCGCCCAGGCGGCAGCGACCCTGGCGCTGGTCTCGGACGGCCGCTTCGTCCTCGGCGTCGGCTCCGGCGAGCGTCTCAACGAACACGTGGTGGGCCGGGGGTTCCCCGACTCGGTCCGGACACGGCACGAGATGCTGCGCGAGGCGCTGGAGATCATCCGGCTGTTGTGGAGCGGGGGTTACCGCTCCTACGAGGGCAAGCACCTGCGCCTGGAGGACGCGCGCGTCTTCGACCTCCCCCCTGAGGCGCCGGTGATCGCTGTGGCCGCCGGCGGCCGGAACTCGGCACGGATCGCCGCCGAGCTGGGCGACGGGCTGTTCGCCACCGAGCAGAGGCCGGAGATCGTGCGTCACTACCGGGACGCCGGAGGAACGGGCCCCGGATACGCGGAGGTCCCGATGGCCTGGGCTCCCGACGCACGGAGTGCCGCCCAAGCCGCCCTGAAGACCTCCCGTTGGGCCCTGACCGGATGGAAGGTCATGAGCGAGCTGCCCAACCCGGTCAACTTCGACGCCGCGACCACCACGGTTCGAGAAGAGGACATCCTCGCCAAGTTCGCCTGTGGACCCGACCCGAAGCGGTACGTCGAGGTCGCCCAGGAGTTCGTCGACGCGGGGTTCGACCGGCTCGTCATGCAGAACGCCGGCCCCGACCCCGACGGCTTCATCGACTTCTACCGTCGTGAGCTCGATGTGCCGCTCCGCCGGCTGACTCCCGCCCCCGCGGCGTCCTGA
- a CDS encoding VOC family protein, protein MSQRVPVVRGIDHVGVTVPDIESATAFFRDALGADVLYDTRRREEGPRTGRPVERRLGLPEGASQVAVRMLALPHGPGLELFEYRSSGQREPVVPSDLGWQHLAVYVDDIDEALAGVEEAGGARVGDPGPLPGAEAGERNRMVYTRTPWGSTLELITYPDTQPYEEHTPRRRWRP, encoded by the coding sequence GTGTCGCAGCGGGTTCCGGTGGTCCGCGGAATCGACCACGTCGGAGTCACCGTTCCGGACATCGAGAGCGCGACCGCCTTCTTCCGCGACGCACTGGGCGCGGACGTCCTGTACGACACCCGTCGCCGTGAGGAGGGTCCCCGCACGGGCCGGCCCGTCGAGCGGCGGCTCGGCCTGCCGGAAGGCGCCTCGCAGGTCGCCGTCCGGATGCTCGCCCTGCCGCACGGCCCGGGCCTGGAACTCTTCGAGTACCGCTCTTCCGGGCAGCGGGAGCCGGTGGTGCCGTCCGATCTGGGCTGGCAGCATCTGGCGGTGTACGTCGACGACATCGACGAAGCCCTGGCCGGGGTCGAAGAGGCCGGGGGAGCGAGGGTGGGCGACCCGGGACCGCTGCCCGGTGCCGAGGCCGGCGAGCGGAACCGGATGGTCTACACCCGTACCCCGTGGGGCAGCACGCTCGAGCTGATCACCTACCCGGATACGCAGCCCTACGAGGAGCACACGCCACGCCGCCGCTGGCGGCCCTGA
- a CDS encoding TetR/AcrR family transcriptional regulator, whose product MPASNPSGDVPVRSKRADAQRNRQTLLSTAAEVFVDSGVDAPIREIAARAGVGMGTIYRHFPTRADLVVAVYRHQVEACAEAGPSLLADADSPFEALRGWADLFVDFLVTKHGLANALQSDSGGFDTLHAYFLDRLVPVCGELLDAAAEAGEIRADVHAYEVMRGIGNLCAGHDSDPRYDPRRLVGLLLDGLRRPQPS is encoded by the coding sequence ATGCCCGCCTCAAACCCCTCCGGGGACGTGCCGGTCCGCAGCAAGCGGGCCGACGCGCAGCGCAACCGGCAGACGCTGCTCTCCACCGCCGCCGAGGTGTTCGTCGACTCCGGGGTGGATGCGCCGATCCGTGAGATCGCGGCCAGGGCGGGTGTCGGCATGGGCACGATCTACCGGCACTTCCCGACGCGGGCGGACCTCGTCGTGGCCGTCTACCGCCACCAGGTCGAGGCCTGTGCCGAGGCCGGTCCGAGCCTCCTGGCCGATGCCGACTCCCCGTTCGAGGCACTTCGCGGCTGGGCCGACCTCTTCGTCGACTTCCTGGTCACGAAGCATGGACTCGCCAACGCGCTGCAATCGGACAGCGGCGGCTTCGACACGCTGCACGCCTACTTCCTCGACCGTCTGGTGCCCGTCTGCGGGGAACTGCTCGACGCGGCGGCCGAGGCCGGCGAGATCAGGGCGGACGTCCACGCCTACGAGGTGATGCGCGGCATCGGCAACCTCTGTGCCGGTCATGACAGCGACCCTCGCTACGACCCCCGCCGGCTGGTCGGACTGCTCCTCGACGGACTGCGGCGACCGCAGCCTTCCTGA
- a CDS encoding aldo/keto reductase, producing the protein MSKVPSLTLNNGLEMPQLGFGVWQVPDDEAGKAVAVALESGYRSIDTAAIYGNEAGTGKAIAASGVPREELFVTTKLWNSDQGYDSTLRAFDTSLDKLGLDHVDLYLIHWPVPAKDAYVDTYKAFERILADGRARSIGVSNFYPAHLERLMGETSVVPVINQIELHPQLQQTEARAFHAEHGIATEAWSPLGSGKGLLEVPTVVAVARKHGRSPAQVVLRWHLQTGHVVIPKSVTPSRIAENIDVFDFELDSDDLAAFAALDEGRRTGADPAEFNLGA; encoded by the coding sequence GTGAGCAAGGTCCCCTCCCTCACCCTGAACAACGGCCTCGAGATGCCCCAGCTCGGTTTCGGTGTCTGGCAGGTGCCGGACGACGAGGCCGGCAAGGCCGTGGCCGTCGCCCTGGAGTCCGGGTACCGGAGCATCGACACCGCCGCGATCTACGGCAACGAGGCCGGTACAGGAAAGGCCATAGCCGCCTCCGGCGTGCCACGCGAGGAGCTGTTCGTCACCACCAAGCTGTGGAACAGCGACCAGGGGTACGACTCCACACTGCGCGCGTTCGACACCTCCCTGGACAAGCTGGGCCTCGACCACGTCGACCTGTACCTCATCCACTGGCCGGTACCGGCCAAGGACGCCTACGTCGACACGTACAAGGCCTTCGAGCGGATCCTCGCCGACGGCCGCGCCAGGTCCATCGGAGTCTCGAACTTCTACCCGGCCCATCTGGAGCGCCTGATGGGCGAGACCTCCGTCGTGCCGGTGATCAACCAGATCGAGCTGCACCCGCAGTTGCAGCAGACCGAGGCCCGCGCCTTCCACGCCGAACACGGCATCGCCACCGAGGCCTGGTCGCCGCTCGGTTCGGGCAAGGGCCTGCTGGAGGTCCCGACCGTCGTGGCCGTCGCGCGCAAACACGGCCGTTCCCCGGCCCAGGTGGTGCTCCGCTGGCACCTCCAGACCGGCCATGTGGTGATTCCGAAGTCCGTGACGCCCTCGCGTATCGCGGAGAACATCGACGTGTTCGACTTCGAACTGGACTCCGACGATCTGGCGGCCTTCGCGGCGCTCGACGAGGGCAGGCGAACCGGCGCCGACCCGGCGGAGTTCAACCTCGGCGCCTGA
- a CDS encoding AMP-dependent synthetase/ligase — MAAATTQVGGLADTVFDFADEDPRRVALCRKDGGGRWQDVTAAAFRDEVLALAKGLIAHGVRFGDRVALMSRTRYEWTLFDLALWTVGAQSVPVYPTSSAEQVLWMLRDAEVAAVMVEHEDHAMTIGSVIDRLPDLKRLWQLDAGAVRELTGAGAPIDDEVVHRHRRAVTPDSVASVIYTSGTTGRPKGCVITHANFMFEADTMVARWHPVFRSRPGDEASTLLFLPLAHVFGRMVEIAALRGRVKLGHQAELSAKALMPDLVSFRPTFVLAVPHIFERVFDTARRKAEAEGRAGPFGRSVEVAVAHAQAMEEHAFGRGPGPSAGLRLRHQFFEKAVYRKIREAMGGRMRHAMSGGSGMDRRLGLFFAGAGLTVYEGYGLTETTAAATANPPERTRYGTVGRPVPGSTVHIARDGEVWVHGANVFSRYLGDPEATAAVLRDGWLATGDLGALDEDGYLTITGRKKEILVTSGGKSVSPGGLEERVRAHPLVAQCVVVGNDRPYIAALVTVDRDAVEHWLAMRGRTPMRAAELVRDPGLETEVRRAVVAANTAVSQAESIRTFRILAQRFSEEDGLLTPSLKLKRKAIETAYAAEIDALYR; from the coding sequence ATGGCCGCCGCCACCACCCAAGTAGGCGGTCTCGCCGACACCGTCTTCGACTTCGCCGACGAGGATCCGCGGCGGGTCGCCCTCTGCCGCAAGGACGGGGGCGGCCGGTGGCAGGACGTCACCGCCGCCGCCTTCCGTGACGAGGTGCTGGCCCTGGCCAAGGGGCTGATCGCCCACGGTGTCCGGTTCGGCGACCGTGTCGCCCTGATGTCCCGTACGCGCTACGAGTGGACGCTCTTCGACCTGGCGCTCTGGACGGTCGGCGCCCAGTCCGTGCCGGTCTACCCGACGTCGTCGGCCGAGCAGGTGCTGTGGATGCTGCGGGACGCGGAGGTCGCGGCCGTGATGGTCGAGCACGAGGACCACGCGATGACGATCGGCTCGGTGATCGACCGGCTGCCGGACCTGAAGCGGCTGTGGCAACTGGACGCCGGCGCCGTACGGGAACTGACCGGGGCGGGGGCACCGATCGACGACGAGGTGGTGCACCGGCACCGGCGCGCGGTGACCCCCGACTCGGTGGCGAGCGTGATCTACACCTCCGGCACCACGGGCCGTCCCAAGGGCTGTGTGATCACCCATGCCAACTTCATGTTCGAGGCCGACACCATGGTGGCCCGCTGGCACCCGGTGTTCCGCTCCCGGCCGGGGGACGAGGCCTCGACGCTGCTCTTCCTGCCGCTGGCCCATGTCTTCGGGCGCATGGTGGAGATCGCCGCGCTGCGCGGCCGGGTGAAGCTCGGCCACCAGGCGGAGCTGTCGGCGAAGGCCCTCATGCCCGACCTGGTGTCGTTCCGGCCCACCTTCGTCCTGGCGGTGCCGCACATCTTCGAGAGGGTCTTCGACACCGCACGGCGCAAGGCCGAGGCGGAGGGCAGGGCCGGGCCGTTCGGCAGGTCGGTCGAGGTCGCGGTGGCCCATGCGCAGGCGATGGAGGAACACGCCTTCGGCAGAGGTCCGGGGCCGTCCGCCGGGTTGCGGCTGCGGCACCAGTTCTTCGAGAAGGCCGTCTACCGGAAGATACGCGAGGCGATGGGCGGCCGGATGCGGCACGCCATGTCGGGCGGCTCCGGCATGGACCGGCGCCTGGGCCTCTTCTTCGCGGGCGCGGGCCTCACGGTCTACGAGGGGTACGGCCTGACCGAGACCACCGCGGCGGCGACAGCGAACCCGCCCGAGCGCACCCGCTACGGGACGGTGGGCCGGCCCGTCCCCGGCTCCACCGTGCACATCGCGCGGGACGGCGAGGTGTGGGTGCACGGCGCCAACGTCTTCTCCCGGTATCTGGGCGATCCCGAGGCCACCGCCGCCGTGCTGCGCGACGGCTGGCTGGCCACCGGTGACCTGGGCGCCCTGGACGAGGACGGCTACCTCACCATCACCGGGCGCAAGAAGGAGATCCTGGTGACCTCCGGCGGCAAGAGCGTGTCACCCGGCGGCCTGGAGGAGCGGGTCCGCGCCCACCCGCTGGTGGCGCAGTGCGTCGTCGTCGGTAACGACCGGCCCTACATCGCGGCCCTGGTGACCGTCGACCGGGATGCGGTGGAACACTGGCTCGCCATGCGGGGCAGGACACCGATGCGCGCCGCCGAGCTGGTGCGCGACCCCGGCCTGGAGACGGAGGTCCGGCGGGCCGTGGTGGCCGCGAACACGGCGGTCTCGCAGGCGGAGTCCATCCGGACGTTCCGGATCCTGGCGCAGCGGTTCAGCGAGGAGGACGGCCTGCTGACCCCGTCGCTCAAGCTGAAGCGGAAGGCGATCGAGACGGCGTACGCGGCGGAGATCGACGCCCTGTACCGCTGA
- a CDS encoding bile acid:sodium symporter family protein yields the protein MSRPTLKPPAWLPVDPYILAIVGTVVVAVLLPVSGSGAEVAKGASTGAVALLFFLYGARLSTAETLDGLKHWRLHLTVLACTFAVFPLIGLASGGLVPYVLTPQLQEGFLFLCLVPSTVQSSIAFTSIARGNVPAAICAGSFSSLAGILLTPLLAAVLLGSSGGGFSGESLVQIVLQLLVPFLAGQLLRRWVGGFLTRHRTVLGYVDRGSILLVVYTAFSEGMVAGIWHQVTPLRFAGLLAAEAVLLALMLTLSWYGAKWLGFGRADRIAVQFAGSKKSLAAGLPMASVLFGAHASLAVLPLMLFHQLQLMVCAVIAKRRSRDPLPEDGAVEAPAAEAPAVGAAGTATAKGTAAVTEGPVGAQAPVRPSTDVR from the coding sequence ATGAGCCGCCCCACCCTGAAGCCGCCGGCCTGGCTGCCGGTCGATCCGTACATCCTGGCGATCGTCGGCACGGTGGTGGTCGCGGTCCTGCTGCCCGTCTCAGGCAGCGGCGCCGAGGTGGCCAAGGGTGCCTCCACCGGAGCGGTCGCCCTTCTCTTCTTCCTGTACGGGGCACGCCTCTCGACCGCCGAGACCCTCGACGGACTGAAGCACTGGCGGCTCCACCTCACCGTCCTGGCCTGCACCTTCGCCGTGTTCCCGCTGATCGGACTGGCGAGCGGCGGGCTGGTGCCGTACGTGCTGACCCCGCAGCTCCAGGAGGGCTTCCTCTTCCTCTGCCTGGTCCCCTCGACCGTCCAGTCATCGATCGCCTTCACCTCCATCGCCCGGGGCAACGTGCCGGCCGCGATCTGCGCGGGGTCCTTCTCCAGCCTCGCCGGGATCCTGCTCACCCCGCTCCTCGCCGCCGTCCTGCTCGGCAGCAGCGGGGGCGGCTTCTCGGGGGAATCCCTGGTCCAGATCGTCCTCCAACTGCTGGTGCCCTTTCTCGCCGGGCAGCTGCTGCGCCGGTGGGTCGGCGGCTTTCTGACCCGCCACCGTACGGTGCTGGGATACGTCGACCGGGGTTCGATCCTGCTCGTCGTCTACACCGCGTTCAGTGAGGGCATGGTCGCCGGGATCTGGCACCAGGTCACCCCGCTCCGTTTCGCCGGGCTCCTCGCCGCCGAGGCCGTACTGCTGGCGCTCATGCTCACGCTGAGCTGGTACGGGGCGAAGTGGCTGGGCTTCGGACGGGCGGACCGGATCGCCGTCCAGTTCGCCGGATCGAAGAAGAGCCTGGCCGCCGGGCTGCCGATGGCGAGCGTGCTGTTCGGCGCACACGCGAGCCTCGCCGTACTGCCGCTGATGCTCTTCCACCAGTTGCAGCTGATGGTCTGCGCGGTGATCGCGAAACGCCGCTCCCGCGACCCGCTGCCGGAGGACGGGGCGGTGGAGGCCCCCGCCGCCGAGGCCCCCGCGGTGGGGGCGGCGGGGACGGCCACGGCGAAGGGGACGGCAGCGGTGACGGAGGGACCCGTGGGGGCACAGGCGCCCGTGCGGCCGTCCACCGACGTCCGCTGA
- the fdhD gene encoding formate dehydrogenase accessory sulfurtransferase FdhD, whose product MGRVTERRRTIRIRDGVVSARPDTLVAEEPLEIRLNGKPLAITMRTPGDDFALAAGFLVSEGVIGEGSEVRSIVYCAGATADGVNTYNVVDVKLAPGVAVPDITLERNVYTTSSCGLCGKASLDAVRTTTRHPVADTPPVRVTPELLATLPDRLREAQRVFDRTGGLHAAALFSPEGELVDIREDVGRHNAVDKLVGRALTDGRLPLTRSILLVSGRASFELAQKAVMAGIPLLAAVSAPSSLAVDLAAESGLTLVGFLRGASMNVYAGDHRIALDAPVGHG is encoded by the coding sequence ATGGGACGGGTCACGGAGCGCCGGCGCACCATCCGCATCCGGGACGGGGTGGTCAGCGCGCGCCCCGACACGCTCGTCGCCGAGGAACCCCTGGAGATCCGGCTGAACGGCAAGCCGCTCGCCATCACGATGCGCACGCCCGGCGACGACTTCGCCCTCGCGGCGGGCTTCCTGGTGAGCGAGGGCGTGATCGGCGAGGGTTCCGAGGTGCGGTCGATCGTGTACTGCGCCGGGGCCACGGCCGACGGCGTGAACACCTACAACGTGGTGGACGTGAAGCTCGCCCCGGGCGTCGCGGTCCCCGACATCACCCTGGAACGCAACGTCTACACCACCTCGTCCTGCGGCCTCTGCGGCAAGGCCAGCCTCGACGCCGTACGCACCACGACCCGGCACCCCGTCGCGGACACTCCCCCGGTCCGGGTCACGCCCGAACTGCTGGCCACGCTGCCCGACCGGCTCCGCGAGGCGCAGCGGGTCTTCGACCGGACCGGCGGGCTGCACGCGGCGGCGCTGTTCTCACCGGAGGGGGAACTCGTCGACATCCGGGAGGACGTGGGACGCCACAACGCGGTGGACAAACTCGTGGGCCGGGCCCTGACGGACGGGCGGCTGCCGCTGACGCGGTCGATCCTGCTGGTCTCGGGGCGCGCCTCGTTCGAGCTGGCCCAGAAGGCGGTGATGGCCGGGATCCCGCTGCTCGCGGCGGTGTCGGCACCGTCGTCGCTGGCCGTGGACCTGGCGGCCGAGAGTGGGCTGACGCTGGTGGGCTTCCTGCGAGGCGCGTCCATGAACGTGTACGCCGGTGACCACCGCATCGCCCTGGACGCGCCCGTCGGCCACGGCTGA
- a CDS encoding beta-ketoacyl-ACP synthase III, with protein MTGSRVVALGHYQPATVLTNDDLAAMVDTSDEWITSRVGIRTRHVGGPGEPVDEMAAHAAAKALAAAGMQAADIDMVLVATSTAEHRSPSMSARVAARLGMGSPAVMDINVVCSGFTHALATADHAIRAGAATRALVIGADKMGDIVDWTDRSTCVLMGDGAGAAVVTADPGSTGDRPGIGPVLWGSVPEMGNAVRIEGTPPRFAQEGQSVYRWATTHLPPIARTVCERAGITPEDLAAVVLHQANLRIIEPVARKIGAVNAVVARDVVDSGNTSAASIPMALSKLVERGEVVRGAPVLLFGFGGNLSYAGQVINCP; from the coding sequence ATGACCGGCTCACGTGTCGTGGCGCTCGGCCACTACCAGCCAGCCACTGTGCTCACCAACGACGATCTGGCGGCCATGGTGGACACCAGTGACGAGTGGATCACCAGCCGGGTCGGCATCAGGACCCGGCACGTGGGCGGACCCGGCGAACCCGTGGACGAGATGGCCGCGCACGCGGCGGCCAAGGCGCTGGCCGCCGCCGGTATGCAGGCGGCCGACATCGACATGGTCCTGGTCGCCACCTCCACCGCCGAGCACCGCTCGCCCAGCATGTCGGCCCGGGTCGCCGCCCGGCTCGGCATGGGGTCGCCGGCCGTCATGGACATCAACGTCGTCTGCTCCGGGTTCACCCACGCACTCGCCACCGCCGACCACGCGATCCGGGCCGGGGCCGCCACCCGCGCGCTCGTCATCGGTGCGGACAAGATGGGTGACATCGTCGACTGGACCGACCGCTCCACCTGTGTCCTGATGGGCGACGGGGCGGGCGCCGCCGTCGTCACCGCGGACCCGGGCAGCACCGGTGACCGGCCGGGGATCGGCCCGGTCCTGTGGGGTTCGGTGCCGGAGATGGGTAACGCCGTACGGATCGAGGGAACGCCCCCGCGGTTCGCGCAGGAGGGCCAGTCCGTCTACCGGTGGGCCACCACACACCTGCCGCCGATCGCCCGCACGGTCTGCGAGCGTGCCGGAATCACCCCGGAGGACCTGGCCGCCGTGGTGCTGCACCAGGCCAATCTGCGCATCATCGAACCGGTCGCGAGGAAGATCGGCGCCGTGAACGCGGTGGTGGCCCGGGACGTCGTCGACTCCGGCAACACGTCGGCCGCGTCGATCCCCATGGCCCTGTCCAAGCTGGTCGAGCGCGGTGAGGTCGTCCGCGGTGCGCCCGTCCTGCTCTTCGGCTTCGGAGGCAACCTCTCGTACGCGGGCCAGGTGATCAACTGCCCCTGA